The Henckelia pumila isolate YLH828 unplaced genomic scaffold, ASM3356847v2 CTG_627:::fragment_1, whole genome shotgun sequence genome includes a region encoding these proteins:
- the LOC140873513 gene encoding DUF21 domain-containing protein At4g14240-like, whose product MHLVNAVVLASVAIRHGGLQDSVFLDAEIEFGTVWWFVYAGISCVLVLFAGIMSGLTLGLMSLGLVDLEILQRSGTSSEKKQAAAILPVVQKQHQLLVTLLLCNAAAMEALPIYLDKLFNQYVAIILSVTFVLFFGEVIPQAICSRYGLAVGANFIYLVRVLMIICYPISYPIGKILDCVLGHNEALFRRAQLKALVSIHSREAGKGGDLTHDETTIISGALDLTEKTAEEAMTPIESTFSLDVNSKLDWEAMGKILARGHSRVPVYSGNPKNIIGLLLVKSLLTVRAETETPVSAVSIRRIPRVPADMPLYDILNEFQKGSSHMAAVVKSKNKKPPSIVEKSEENEPTYGNSHLTTPLLSNKEEKAESVVVDIEKVPRPSSKSNLTYDMIVGKLPPSDDSEDGEVIGIITLEDVFEELLQEEIVDETDEFVDVHKRIRVAAAAAASSVARAPSFRRVSVQKGPGSQNKLGHPLKKPGEDDEVPTNKR is encoded by the exons atgCACCTGGTGAATGCGGTGGTGTTGGCATCTGTGGCTATCAGGCATGGGGGACTCCAAGATAGCGTCTTTTTGGACGCAGAGATTGAATTCGGAACCGTCTGGTGGTTCGTGTACGCGGGGATCTCATGCGTGCTTGTGCTGTTTGCCGGTATCATGTCCGGATTGACATTGGGTCTCATGTCATTGGGCCTCGTCGACCTCGAGATCCTTCAGAGGAGCGGTACCTCCTCTGAGAAGAAACAGGCTG CTGCAATACTTCCAGTGGTTCAGAAGCAGCACCAGCTTCTTGTGACACTACTTTTATGTAATGCTGCTGCTATGGAG GCCCTTCCTATATACCTGGATAAGCTTTTCAATCAGTATGTTGCCATTATATTGTCGGTGACTTTTGTTCTATTTTTTGGAGAG GTTATACCTCAAGCAATTTGCTCTAGGTATGGACTTGCGGTAGGTGCGAATTTTATATATCTTGTGCGTGTTTTGATGATCATTTGCTACCCGATTTCTTACCCAATTGGAAag ATACTAGATTGTGTACTGGGACATAATGAGGCGTTGTTTAGACGAGCTCAACTGAAGGCTCTTGTTTCTATTCACAGCCGTGAG GCCGGTAAAGGAGGGGATCTCACACATGACGAGACAACAATTATTAGTGGAGCACTAGATTTAACGGAGAAG ACCGCTGAGGAGGCAATGACACCAATCGAGTCCACATTTTCTTTGGATGTCAACTCGAAGTTGGACTG GGAAGCAATGGGTAAGATTCTGGCTCGTGGGCACAGTCGAGTTCCTGTCTACTCTGGGAACCCAAAAAATATAATTGGACTCTTACTG GTTAAGAGTCTTCTTACTGTGAGAGCAGAAACAGAGACCCCAGTGAGTGCTGTTTCGATACGGAGAATCCCACG TGTTCCAGCAGATATGCCGTTATATGACATACTCAATGAGTTCCAAAAAGGTAGCAGTCATATGGCGGCTGTTGTCaagagcaaaaacaaaaaacctCCTTCAATTGTGGAGAAGTCTGAAGAGAATGAACCCACGTATGGGAATTCACATTTAACGACCCCATTACTATCCAATAAAGAAGAGAAGGCGGAAAGTGTAGTGGTTGATATTGAGAAGGTTCCAAGGCCTAGCTCTAAAAGTAACCTTACATATGACATGATTGTTGGTAAATTGCCTCCATCAGACGACTCGGAAGATGGTGAAGTTATTGGTATTATCACCTTGGAAGACGTATTCGAAGAACTCTTGCAG GAGGAAATTGTTGATGAGACGGATGAATTTGTTGATGTGCACAAAAG GATACGAGTGGCTGCCGCGGCCGCAGCTTCATCAGTTGCACGTGCGCCATCTTTCCGACGGGTATCCGTCCAAAAGGGGCCT GGAAGTCAAAATAAGCTAGGACACCCTCTCAAGAAACCAGGGGAAGACGACGAAGTTCCAACAAACAAGAGATGA